CATAAAATATCCGAGGCCATGGCCCGGGTGGTGGAAGAGGCGGGGGGGCATGTGCACTTGAACACACCGGTCAAGACCCTGTTGTTCGATGGCGATGCGGTGGTGGGCGTGGAGCTAGAAAATGGGCAAAAGGAAATGGCGGACGCGGTTGTTTTGAACGCGGATTTCGGTCACGCCATGACCCGCCTGGTTCCCCCGGAGCGGCAAGGCAAATACACCCCTGAACGATTGAAAAAGCGGGATTTCTCTTGTTCTACCTTTATGATGTACCTGGGGGTCAACCAAAAGGTCCCGATGAACCACCACACGATCGTGTTCGCGCGGGATTACAAGCGGAACGTTCGGGAGGTGTTTAAAGAAAAAGTTCTTTCCAGGGACGATTTCTCTTTCTACATTCAAAACGCTTCCGTCACCGATCCCACCCTCGCCCCGGAGGGAAAGTCGGCCCTCTATGTTTTGGTGCCGGTTCCCAATCAAAAGTCCGGTTTGAATTGGGAGCGGGAGAAAGGGCCTTTTCGGGAGAAGGTCCTCCGGTTGATTGAGGAACGGACGCCGCTCAAGGGGCTTTCCTCCCAAATCGAAGAAGAACGCATCGTCACGCCCGCCGATTGGGAAAACCAGGGGCAAGTTTACCTGGGGGCCACCTTTAATCTGGCCCACCGGTTTTCGCAAATGCTTTACCTCCGTCCCCACAACGAATTCGAGGAGTTTCGCAACTGTTACCTGGTGGGCGGCGGCACCCATCCGGGCAGTGGTCTCCCCGTTATCTATGAGTCCGCGCGGATTTCCTCTGACCTGATCTCCCGTAAATTCAACGTGCCGGTTCCCGTCTCACCGGGACGTTGAGGCCTCTGGTCGCTTCCGGAGCGTTGATGGAAAATGGGACGGCTGAAGAGATGCTGTCGGCCGCCCGGGCGGCTTCTGTCCTTTGGCGCGACACTCCCCTGTCGAAACGAACGGGTTTTCTCCGGGCGTTTCGGGGTCGCGTGGTGGATGAATTGGATTTGATCACGGAGACTCTCAAGGTTGACGCTGGGAAGCCTTCCGTTGAAACGATTCTAAACGACGTCCTGCCGACCCTGGAAATAGCCACTTACTTGGAGCGTCGCGCCGGGGAGATTCTGCGTTCGGAGCGTCGACGATCGACCTTTTTTTATCCACGTTCTCGGTTTACCCTGGAATACCACCCGCGGGGCGTCGTCCTTGTGTTGGCGCCTTGGAATTTTCCTTTTCAACTGGCCCTGGTCCCCACCCTTTCGGCCCTCGTGGCGGGGAATGGGGTCCTCTTAAAAGTGTCGGAGCGGATGCCGGGGATGGGGCCTCTTTTGCAAAATCTTTTCAATAAAGCTGGTTTTCCAAAAAACGTTGTGCAGGTGGTCACGGGGGGGCCTGACATGGGGGAAGCTTTGGTCCAAGCCGGTCCAGACATGGTCTTCTTGACCGGGAGCCAGGCGACGGGCCGGCGCGTCATGAAAATGGCGGCGGACCGGCTGATTCCCTTGGTTTTAGAATTGGGTGGCAAGGACCCCATGATCGTTTTCCCGGACGCTCCCTTCGATCGGGCCGTGGAAGCCGCTGTTTATGGAGCCTTCGTGAACGCGGGACAAGTCTGCGTGTCCGTGGAAAGGGTTTTCGCCCATCGGTCCCTGTTCGACCGTTTTGCCGCCGCCTTGGTTCGCCGGACGGCGGCCCTTCGCTTGGGCTCTGATGTGGAATCGGACGTGGGGCCCCTGATTAACGAGGGACATGCCGACCGATTCCGTCACTTGGTTCAGGACGCTTTGGACAAGGGGGCCCGGGCACTGACGCCCGTGACCATCCAAGGCCGCCGCGCCGCGCCTGTTATTTTGACGGGGGTGGATTCCCGCATGAGGCTTTGGGAAGAGGAGGCCTT
The genomic region above belongs to Elusimicrobiota bacterium and contains:
- a CDS encoding aldehyde dehydrogenase family protein, translated to MENGTAEEMLSAARAASVLWRDTPLSKRTGFLRAFRGRVVDELDLITETLKVDAGKPSVETILNDVLPTLEIATYLERRAGEILRSERRRSTFFYPRSRFTLEYHPRGVVLVLAPWNFPFQLALVPTLSALVAGNGVLLKVSERMPGMGPLLQNLFNKAGFPKNVVQVVTGGPDMGEALVQAGPDMVFLTGSQATGRRVMKMAADRLIPLVLELGGKDPMIVFPDAPFDRAVEAAVYGAFVNAGQVCVSVERVFAHRSLFDRFAAALVRRTAALRLGSDVESDVGPLINEGHADRFRHLVQDALDKGARALTPVTIQGRRAAPVILTGVDSRMRLWEEEAFGPVLLLAPFQSEDEVVGLANGTSYGLNASVWTMDLAKGRRVASRLECGNVAVNDVMKNIGNPHMPFGGVKASGLGLSHGPEGLRSFCRPLSLMVNTGRWPREPNWFPYGRKLLRDLKMMFALIFSTKSWGRRLVDVVKLGRAYRQELRRTKNEK
- the crtI gene encoding phytoene desaturase, coding for MKKRIIIVGAGPGGLTAGMLLASRGFDVSIFESKSTVGGRSSGLKVGPYTFDVGPTFLMMDFVLKEVFQAAGRRVEDYLSLMPLDPLYRLIFDDREIEMTGDRDRMRKEIERHFPGNGAGYDRFHVEEKARFEALMPCLTRDYSSLSSFLSLTLAKAVPHLGLGKSVFQNLSRYFNDEKLVLSFTFQSKYLGMSAWECPALFSMLPYVEHAFGIYHVRGGLHKISEAMARVVEEAGGHVHLNTPVKTLLFDGDAVVGVELENGQKEMADAVVLNADFGHAMTRLVPPERQGKYTPERLKKRDFSCSTFMMYLGVNQKVPMNHHTIVFARDYKRNVREVFKEKVLSRDDFSFYIQNASVTDPTLAPEGKSALYVLVPVPNQKSGLNWEREKGPFREKVLRLIEERTPLKGLSSQIEEERIVTPADWENQGQVYLGATFNLAHRFSQMLYLRPHNEFEEFRNCYLVGGGTHPGSGLPVIYESARISSDLISRKFNVPVPVSPGR